GTTTTAACAATATTTAGCTTTGAATTAAACTTTGTTCAGGACACCATGTTTTTTACAGAGGAATGACTGACCATGTTAGTAGATAAGCTACACTACACGGTGAAGTCTAATACATGTAAACTAACAAGGGAGGCATATGGGAAACAACAATCAAGCAACAGCTACAGCCTCAGGAGTGGTTAACACAGGAGCAGCGCTGACAGGAACACTAGATGCAGCTTCATCGCTGGTTTTAGTATCCTTAGCAGGAGCTGCTGGTGGTGGCGGAGAAGGCTTTAGGTGAGGAGGTGTGTTGTGCTTCAATTTTATAAGTATCTGCCTCATCCTTGAGAGTTCAGTTGGTTTCCCTGGCTTTGGTCCTTGGATCACAGTAATGCCAGGCTTCTTCTCCTGAtccttctttcctctcttcttctctATGGCTGGCACTTCATTAGGAATGAGCTCTGCAATGGCCTTCCAAAAATTCTTATCAGCCTCAGCATGGAACTTCTCCTGGTTGGCCACAAATACCTGACATAGAAGAAGAGACAAAGTCAAAAGAGTATTATGTGCCATCAGAGGTCAGAAATAGAACTTTGCTTTTTAAGATACAAACTTGGggaaacaattttttttttttttttttaaaaaaaaaaagcaatttaGCTAAAAGGATGCGGAGGATATGCTTCATTGTTATACAAAATCAGATATAGAAAATGCTgtttattgaataaattttggGAAGCCTATCCTTGTTTTGGGAATAAATTTCACCCTCTGTTTTTAAGGCAAAAGAACATTATTAGGATGCGGTCTATCTTGCTGGCTGCTGAGCTAACATCCAAGCTAAGCTAATCAACTTCCAAAAGTCATGCTAGTGCACAAAAGGTTTTTTTACCACAATAGACTGCATCACAAGGTTGTGCAGCTAACCTTCTAAATCAAGggaattataatttagaaaacaTTTTCCACAGATGACCTACTTTTACAACACAACAGAATATGTGATTTAGATGAAAAGTAGGATCCTTTTGAAGGCAAAGCCAGCTAGAGTGGCTCCACTAGAACAAAGTGGGAGATCTATAAAAGCAGGCCATGACTATATTAGACAGACACAATCATTCttgtaataaaaatcaattaggaTAAGTCATAATGGTTAGGACCAAGGACCACACCAACTGCATAATGGGTGTTTCTTGTAATATAAGCTGAGGTGCCAGATTAGGATAAGTCATAATCGTTAGGACCCAGGACCATGCTAACTGCACAATGAATGTTTCTTGTAATGTCAAGCTGAGATACTTGAGCCTTCTTACTCAAGTACAGTCTATTTCCCTATCAGAGAATAGTTTAGAATGACCTGCACAATTGAACATAAATTGCTAGTACCATGTGTAGTTCTATAATTTGAGGTTCTATGCTTAGAAAATACACAACTAAGATTTAGGAACTAACCAATAGATGGCTGAAGAAtagggacagagcaaagacGATACAATCATTGATGGTAACCCTACATCTGATGTGATAGTAACTCCGCAATCAGAATAGAGATgctacaaaattaataaacatctATAACTCCTATATGATTTATCTAATATCCTAATCTATTTAGCCTTGTTCTGCATGATGTACTGTACAGACTAAAATTTCCTAGATCTCCATAGTACATTTACAGAGTGAGAGCAATCTTAACCGGGATCCATATAGACCATTATATAGTCATCACCAAACTTTAAGAAAAAGTACATAACTACTATGAATATTGTAGTACtatgattattttctaaaattacagCACATTGACAAAAGATCCAAACTAGAATTCATCCAAGTATGTAGACCATGCACCtactttcaaaaatttatacagAGCAGGAAgtagatattaatataattaagcaaaatatcattaaaaactAAGAAACAAAAAACAGCATCCACGCCAAGCCCAAAACTAGGAAATTCATGCTTACCTTCTCCTTTTCCCTGTTAGTAGCTTTGTTATTCTCACAGGTAATCTCCCTCTTCCTGTAGAACTCAACCTTGTATTCATCAGCTTCCTGAATTATTTGACTCAATATCTCTTTCTCcctcttctctttctcctcTAATTTCAAAGCATTCTCCCTACAAGTATCAAAATCACCACAACAGACAAATTACTGTCCTCTACTTAGAATAAACAACAAAGGCACTCCATTGAAAACCTCGATTACCAGGAAATAATCAAGTAGCTAAAACCTTTATTCCGTGGTGTAATAAACTAGCCAATCTAAGAAATAAATCAGTTCACGATTGATTGAAATTTTCCAAAAGACCTCTGATCCATGATATTAACCAAAATTCACTTATTCAAACAAGTCTCAATCATATTCAAGCCAACAAGAATCAAACTTTCTACACTCTAAATTCCCAAAAATACCCTTGATCatgaaattatcaaaattccACTATTTCCAAACAGttccaatttttttaatcttttaaacgACAAAATAATCGAACTTTCTACACTCTAAATTACCAAAAACAACCTTGATCAATCAAATTATCAAAAACTTCACTAATTCAAACAAGTTTGACAATTTTCAAGTTTTGCTGATTCATAACTATAATTAACCTCACCTCAAGAAACTACCAAAAATCGAAAATTTATAAAGCAATTTActtcaaaaaaaaaggaaaaaaaaaagatgatcTTTTTCTCTCGAGAAACAAacagaaaaggagaaagatcAGATGTACCTTCTCCATTCTCTAAGAGCAAATCCTTCTTCAGCTTCCATACCTGATGGTGGCGGCAAAATCGGACCGTCCGATCCACCATTCTCCTCCGATGCAAAATCCACGTAAGCCGCAGGTTGATGATGATGCGACTCGAAAACGTCGTCGTTTCCCGTAAATGATTCGAATTGTTGAGAGTTGTTATTGTTGTAGTCATCGTAACCACCGTTATCGCCGTCGTCGTCGAGATGGTGAGCTGACTCGGTTTGATGGAGTGAGTCATCGTCGAACGAGTCAGAAAAATTCGACATCCTTCTTTATgcaattttgttttttaataaaaaaagagaaataaaattttacggACACGCGCAAAGGTCTCTCTCGGGTCGTTAGCAAAATGGTTGGCTAAAGGCGTGATTTAGGATTTCTACTGTGATTGATATCATATGTTTCTGTGGGCTGACCCATTTTGCTGATTAGTGCTTGGGCTTTGACCCTATATTTATAGAAACtgtaatcttttatttatttatttttgctttttttagGCAGTtggtattaaaaaaaaaaacaattaattgaatttttttttgtgttatataaagagaaatttgGGATCTTCAAACcgtattcttttatttgtttttatataatttaaatatctcaAGTATTAACACATATGTGTActataatttatgattttaacaGAATAGTCaagtcaattttatttttcctttagttAAGGTAAGGTATATCATCACATcaaatagtttttttcttataattattatttaggttgattttttttttattttaacgaTATAAGttgatatgaaaataatatcacCATCTTGGGTATATTAGGAagataatttgataaataagtattatgatgattgaattaattataagatacaaaataattaattttttagtgcATAATAGGtacttttagttttagtttagCATTGCGGTGCATGTTTTAATCACTAGACCATATAGCATCTTAGTCTTAGCTTTTGCTTAAAAATTGcttctctattcacaaattACTATTCctcaacttttctttcttacaagTAAACCCCTTCAAAACTCGAGCTGGATCGTACTCAAGTCGGGCtcaaaaaatttcaaactttaGATCAAACTTGTTTATGTGAGTCTAagattttaatcaaatttagtctgtttttaaaaatattttattttatttttaaatttttagacagGTCAAacttattagaaatttttttaaaaatttattagacaaaaaagaaaaagaaacaatatttttaagctcatttaaaaaataagtggGCATTTTTAAATTCGAACTCAGACAAACTTTAAGCACAAAATAAGAATTCAAGTCCAAAAATTTTTAAACGGATCTGAAGAGCAGAACGAATACTCAAGCCGAAAAATAAGTCTGATGAATCCttctatttgaaaaataacGGTAGATAAATTTTGGATATTGCAAAATGCTAAATACAATTATGCTCCATGCCAcgctaaatatttaatatcataaatttaacATACAATGTTGTtctttatagttaattttagagaaaatttTAGGAAATCAATTTGtgatttaacatatttttattttagagtttatgatttatttttctttactttaatatatTGTAAATATGAAGCTTAGCAAATAACGGCCAAACTACATAATACCATTAGTAAGTGTTGATgtagcatttaaaataaattaactattgCGTATTACGTTATAATCACTTAACGGTATTATGCGATTTGACCGTTATTTGCTAACGGTCCTATTCATAAGATactaaagtaaaaaaaaaaaaaacaaacaataatattctaaaataaaaatacgtTAAATCACAATATagtttaatcaaaattttccttaattttatcAAGCCTAGCTTTCTCTTAAATtggaaaatttaaaaattgtcTGATCTATCCAACACATaacaaaaatcattttccttatCAATATCTATAAGATTTCTAAAAGATTTACAGAAGGTAAGTAGCAATACTAACCAAGTCGTGGGACAACATAGGCTTAGGGATTAGAGGCAGGCACTTTTAACCAGTCTTTAGCTCCTATAAAATGGACTGACTTGACCTTAATGGCACAATAGAACGAAGCTATGATCTCCAACTTCTGACTAGGCAAATCAATAGTGAAAAAGCATAGTAGGCATCTCTTCATTttagataatatataaaaggGTACAATTTATACCGAAAAATATTTATCGCCGGACCAATTATGTGATATTATAAGTTTAATATACAATATGTTTTTCATCATTAATCTTATCAGGCTTTATTTGctttttctcttcctttaACTTTAGTTTCTCCATTCTCTAATTTATCATCCAAAACTCTGTTGTTGCATTTGAGGATCTCTGTGACCCAAGCATGTAGCTGATCAATAGCTGCCTCATCTATTCAACAAACTAACATATATTATAACCAAAATCATTTTCCTTGTCAATATTATAGCACATGGCCAGTAATTCCATTTTTTTACCTTAagtgaattaattaaattcacaGAGCAATAGTATTTCTATAAGAGTTAAAAAGAAGATTGCAAAACTAACCAAGTCTTGGGATAGTATGCCCTTGGGGGGTGCCTTATAATTAGAGGGCTGTGAAAGGCAGTGGCAAGCTCCTCAGACGGCAATTTTAGCCAGTCTTTAGCTCCTATAAAGTATACTGACTTcaccttatatatatatatatatatatatatatatacatacaccCCCTTTCGGCTGACTGTTTGGCTAGCTGGAGCTGAGACTTGGTTGCTAGCATGAATGTTGGTGCGGGAGACTTCGGAAGTGCTAGTAAGGCTTTTGGTCGTCAGACTGGGCTGACAAGGTAAGCGACAgtgctaatatatatatatatatatatgtgaataGAGCACTTCCTGGAACTTtctgattataaaatttagcaTACTTTTATATAGCACTTATCTTTCCAAAATCCAAAAAGGAAATGATTGACCGGGTCATTGTATCTTTTTCCCTTTGATCTGATTAACACTTTCTTCTTCCCATTTAATTGCAGCAAGCAGAACCCCAACAAcagaagaggaaaaagaaaacattaaacAGAAAGCAACAAAAACAGGAATTGCCAGGAATGGAAATGGGCATGCTGCttaaattggaaattaaaTAAGCCTTATATTTCACAAGCCAATTCTCGTTTTTCGACAGACCAGATATTGTTATGTAATCACAATATAAACATCAATATATCAATTTCAGCTGCTAGATAGCTAACTAAAATCAGAAATTAGCTCAAGCATTCAAGAATTCGGATTAACCAAATacaattaaacataaaagaaaaatgttttttGGTCGATAAACTCAGAGAAACCTAACATCCCAAGAacagtaaataataaatcacgTCTCAGTAGGCATTTCATAGCGGCAGAGAGGACAATAATGGCTATTCTCCAACCATTTGTCGATACAGGTGCCATGGAACAGATGATCACAGGGCATCACAGCAGCAAAAtcctcgagctcctccaagcaTACCATACAAATTTGGCTTTGACCCTCCTTCGAACCTTCGTCGTAAGCAGTAGTCTCAGTCTCACTCACTTTCACACACTTCAATTTCCGGGACTTTGGAGCAGTCGGCACCATACCGAAATTTCTGCTTTCATATTCTTCCCTCGACTGACTTATAACATCATTAATCAGCATTTCTTCCTGATATATATGCATGCAGTGCTTCAGTACATTGACATTGAAGGGCAGGAAATTTCTGTTCTTCGATACACCACCTGTTGTAATTAGCCGACCAACTTCCTGTATTATCTCCAAAACCAGTTTCTCATGGAAACTTGAATCTATCAGTAAACGAGCAAAAATAGGCGAAAGATGTTTGACCAACGCCTGATAGCTACTAAACAACCCAAAATCGAAAAAGAAGGAATCTACGATAGCAGGTTGATCAGCGGTGGAACCAAGAAAGTCATGTCTACCATCGGCATGAACAAGAACAGATTGGTGCTCGACCTGGTAAGATAAGTTGAAGTAGAATTGCAAGGATGATGCGTTCAGGCCTGCAGAGTGAACATGTTTCTCCATGTCCTGCGGCGTCATAGGGGTGACCGTGAGATGAAGATGCTTTTCTCTGtgcattattaataaattggaGGAGAAGTGGAGCAAAAGAAAGACAGCAGAATCTTGGAGAAAAGAATTACGGAATTGGTGCAGAAGAAGGTGAATACTGAGCAAATCAACTCAAAGAACTACACAGTTAGTGAAGAATGCGACAcagttatattatatatagaaagagcAGAAACAAATTCTCTATTTGAAATAGGAAACCCAATTACTGGTTGGATTTGATCTCCTGGTTGCTGTAGGATTTTGCACCAACTCACCTTTACCTTATTAGCGTAGTTTTGCATGACTAGCATGCGTGTCTCAAGTCTAGTGGATACATATTTAAAGTGGTCCCATTTTGTGGGAGTCTAAATAGATGTGTAAGAgaaatttccttttctgttatttagaaaaaaaaagaagcttaatatgaagaaaaacaatttGTATACTAATAAGTATTGCTCGtcacaaattattattattattattataaaaggttataatataattttatttaattaattagtatataatataatataaaataataaataatcatattaatcgagtattattataataataagaattaaacctatcaacttttttttttctattacttCTTGTATTCAgattttgtcaaaatttatattcaacTTTTTGAACTCCATAatggaaatatatataatgtgctataaagtaatttatcaatttcttatagtcttaaaaatgtatatgaaaatattatagaattaaaaaatatacacatgaatgaataaatttaatagaataaaattaaaaatattatacttttttcttttctacttattgtctttaatttttttacgaAAATTTATAGTGAATTATTTGAACTCCACCATAGGtgtatatatttgtcaatttcttATAGGATTAGAGATGTATACGAACTTATAATAGGATTAGGATTGGATTGGATTGGATTGGattaatcactaattaattctattagaattaagagattaataattaattaattctattaagattaaaaaattaaattaattacatatatatagttagaattggataaaattagtaattactGATTAATTATAAGggtattttcttctcttttctttcgtGCTTATATGTATTATCAActaaaaaggagaaaagatgGCCACTGGCAACTCCGGCTAGGTGTAACTATATGAACTCTATTTCCTAATTAAGATCAAATTACTCGTAGACCGGATGCCATATAGCTAAAAACAAGCACAACAAAACAAAGATGGGCAGTAGACAAGGAGAaaagttgattttataattacctGAGAAGTCCATAATTAGGAGACCGCCTAACTGTGATTATTTCTTCATAAAATTCACAAATTATGTTGCGGGTGTGAGATTTGTGAAGAGCTTTCATAAGCACAAGTGAGATGTTATAGTTAACAAGCAAACCTGTGAAATTTAGTATGCTAAAATTCAGGTCAGTTACTTGACTAGTTTCTTTATGCTTGGATGGGGATTGTTGCAAATATTCAAACTAAGATGGAAGGTAGACGTCAGGTTTCCGAAAGTGGGTCGAAACTTAGGGATTAGTTAACTAGAAAAAGATTTGATCCACTTTTATGGAATCATTTTGGTCATTATGGGTCTGCAATTATTGACTTTAAGAAAGAACAAGATGGGTTCAACAATGCAATGATGTTTGAGAAGGATTTTCAATTGAACGATGTTCTACTCCTACTGTGCACAACCTTGCACATATATAATGCAACAAGGCTCACTTTAGTCCAGAATGCGAACCTCAAATACACTAAATACGAAGTCGGATTTATAGTACACTTTTCTAGAAGATGCTAAGCAATTGTAGAACATAGAACttaaaaacaacccaaaaCACATATCCTAAAAAGAGACTGAGCTTTTGATGGTCCAAAGGATAACAAGAACAGCCGGCCTGCTCTGTGCCTTTTGGGGGAAGCAAATATCATGTAACGCAATAAGCGTGAAGGATAACaaatgaaaatgcaaaaataaggaagcaaatatCAGGTAACACAATAGGCGTGGAGGATATAACAtatgaaaatgcaaaagaaaaaaggggcAAATAAGCCTTTAACGTTTGGGGCGATGAGTGAATAAGCccctaaatattttcttagcgtaaataaacaaataaaaatcttttagTTGTGCATTATGACCCTAGTTATATGGAgattatatttcaaatttaacaGCATTGTAATATCAATCATACTTTCGCAACTAGTaatatttgagaaaaatagtataatttatgaaaaaatataaaaaaaattattattttttataatttaacaatatattttataattataaaaaatttaatatttttataaatttattaattttcgtAAATCACTaaatctcgtaaaagtaatcaattttttataatatcaattattttttcgCAATTAGTAACACTTacgaaaaattaatataatttgtaaaaaatttatcattatttgtAATTcaacaatatatttttcaattattagtattttttttgtaaattttatcatttttcataaatcattaaatttcataatgtaattattttttttttaatatcattcatttttttgtAACTAGTAACACTTAcgaaaaattagtttaatttatgaaaaaatataaaattaattgtcaatttttataatttaacaatattttttacaattatgaaaaatttaataatttttaatattttattaatttttataaaatattaaatcttacaaaaataattatttttataatattatctagttttttgtaaattataatttatgaaaaattaatataatttataaaaatataaaaaattactttttgtaaagtattattacttttataattataagattATAACATCTTTACTTATgacatttaaataataaatttaaattattaaaaattaataatacttaacataaaataaaatttatttatcttaaataaaattattctagaaagcaccaataaaaaaaaaagagaaattttaaaaaataattatagtataaaaaagatattttttataaatagattataaaattaaggtATTATGGGAATAACGTAAAGACTAACGTGGCAATATCATAGATATGTCCGAATAAGTGAAGATTTACGTGGCAATgatattcatattaattacAGACAAGGCAGCATTTTTCATCAGTGACAACTAtgatagaaatttaatttttaaacatactaattttctttttataatttctccttatccaaaaaaattataaaccaaaagaaaaacaaaaatcaattttctcTCTCCTACTTCAATTACACCATCACCTCAAACCCAATCCGATCACCACCCGGCCACTTCATGGCATCATTCTGGCGAGCTGCGACGGCAGCCCTAACCGAAACGAACCAAACTGACTCCAACGAGGTAGAATTCTGGTCGAACCCAGAGCGCACCGGTTGGTTAACAAAACAAGGAGAGTACATAAAAACATGGAGACGCCGATGgtttgttttgaaacaaggGAAGCTGTTCTGGTTCAAAGACTCGACAATTACACGCGCGTCTAAGCCACGAGGAGTCATACCTGTTGCCACGTGTCTGACGGTGAAAGGAGCGGAGGATGTGGTCGGTAAACAGTACGCGTTCGAGTTATCAACGAGGAATGACaccatgtatttcattgctgattctgagaaagagaaagaggatTGGATTAATTCGATCGGACGGTCTATAGTTCAGCATTCTAGATCTGTTACTGATTCCGAGATTGTTGATTATGACGACAGTAAGCGATGATCATTATTAATCTATGATGTTTATGATAGTGGTAAGTGAGGGTCTTATTCTAATTTAGAAACGCTGTCGTTCATCTGATaagatattataatattttttttcttttggttattgtatgtgtttttgttgtatatattctttttgttcttagtaataaataaaaactcaatgAAAGTTTTgtgtaatttatattttgtgaatatcttttgatttttctttttttttggtttactCTGTTTTTGTTGTATATGTTGGGCTAGCTTGgaaattttttgtaatttctgTTCATTGGTGTGTGTTTTCATTGGATATTTATGGTTATCAATAGATTAATATAGGTAGATTTCAGAGTAATTATGCAGATGCTCACTGATTAATTTGATCAAATTGGAATAATTGATGTTCAgatgcataaaaaatatttggttTAAATAAAGATTTGGGGCTTACTCGAAGGATTAGGATTCTCTCATGTTCATTGTTGAACATGATCTTTCCTGATTTATAATCTTCAGCattaaatttcaatcaaatgattgagattttatcaaaaaaattattttaaattttatgtagtAAGTGGTTATTTATTGAATGATAAAATTTCAATCATTGAATTTGAgttgaatttaataattaagattgTGCTAACATGTAGATAACATGAGAGCATGATACTGATACATGTAGTTACTGAAGAATTTGTCTCATTTCCATAACAGGCTAACTTGAATCAATATGTTCATGATCCAGCTCTAAGCAACTAGATTTAAAGGCTGTGTTTGATTGCTGCAAAATCTATGAGAAGATAGTGGCTGGTAAAACTGCAGGTGTAGGTATTACAAGGGAAAGTTGTAGTGCTAGTACTGTAACCTTATCATACATCTTTTTCCCTATACGCAAGAGCACACTAACCAGTAACTTCAAATTTCACAGTTATCTTTACCAAATTGTTTCTCTGAATAGAGGATGCGCGCCTTTTCCTTTCTTAGCTCCCTGTATAAGAGTCTATTCCCTTACTTCATCTCCTATTTTCATCCGTTCTTCAGGTGTCTCCATTGAGCATGAAAGACTATTTCCCAGGATGGTGAACAAGCATTTCTGTGTCTTCATCAGGCTGCAATTTCAGATCAATGATATCTATTATTTGCTCGGGGAGTACTGTTCTAGTGAACCTGTAAAGGTCAGACCATCCTGGAACATATCAGCAGTTGGCCTCTTTGCTGTAAATTTTTCCACATCCCAAAACTTTAGACATCTCCTTGAACCGATGTGCCTTTACCGATACCATATTCTTCATAAGCATTCAGAATAAAATTCTAAGTTGATTTACAGCTATAGGGTATGCTTACTGCTAGatgaaaaattcaaaagaataggcaaagtaactttttttttggttaCCTGGAGGAACATATCCAATAGATCCCTTT
The nucleotide sequence above comes from Ricinus communis isolate WT05 ecotype wild-type chromosome 6, ASM1957865v1, whole genome shotgun sequence. Encoded proteins:
- the LOC8270470 gene encoding clathrin light chain 2, whose translation is MSNFSDSFDDDSLHQTESAHHLDDDGDNGGYDDYNNNNSQQFESFTGNDDVFESHHHQPAAYVDFASEENGGSDGPILPPPSGMEAEEGFALREWRRENALKLEEKEKREKEILSQIIQEADEYKVEFYRKREITCENNKATNREKEKVFVANQEKFHAEADKNFWKAIAELIPNEVPAIEKKRGKKDQEKKPGITVIQGPKPGKPTELSRMRQILIKLKHNTPPHLKPSPPPPAAPAKDTKTSDEAASSVPVSAAPVLTTPEAVAVA
- the LOC125370481 gene encoding E3 ubiquitin-protein ligase DZIP3-like, with protein sequence MHREKHLHLTVTPMTPQDMEKHVHSAGLNASSLQFYFNLSYQVEHQSVLVHADGRHDFLGSTADQPAIVDSFFFDFGLFSSYQALVKHLSPIFARLLIDSSFHEKLVLEIIQEVGRLITTGGVSKNRNFLPFNVNVLKHCMHIYQEEMLINDVISQSREEYESRNFGMVPTAPKSRKLKCVKVSETETTAYDEGSKEGQSQICMVCLEELEDFAAVMPCDHLFHGTCIDKWLENSHYCPLCRYEMPTET
- the LOC8270468 gene encoding pleckstrin homology domain-containing protein 1; the encoded protein is MASFWRAATAALTETNQTDSNEVEFWSNPERTGWLTKQGEYIKTWRRRWFVLKQGKLFWFKDSTITRASKPRGVIPVATCLTVKGAEDVVGKQYAFELSTRNDTMYFIADSEKEKEDWINSIGRSIVQHSRSVTDSEIVDYDDSKR